A single genomic interval of Ramlibacter sp. harbors:
- the maiA gene encoding maleylacetoacetate isomerase gives MKLYNYFRSSASFRVRIALELKGLPYDYIPVHLVKGEHKAPAYSAVSPTNLVPTLVTDAGDALAQSLAIIEYLDETQPAPALLPVDPVQRATVRALAQLIACEIHPLNNLRVLKYLVRELKVDEETKNTWYRHWVRDGLEAFERQLAVVEDQRKAAGLAPSVYCWGDTPTLADCCLVPQIFNGRRFNTSYDGLTRTMAAFDACMAHPAFQKAQPSSCPDNEP, from the coding sequence ATGAAGCTCTACAACTACTTCCGCTCCTCGGCCTCGTTCCGCGTGCGCATCGCGCTCGAACTCAAGGGCCTGCCGTACGACTACATCCCCGTGCACCTGGTCAAGGGCGAGCACAAGGCGCCGGCCTATTCGGCGGTGTCGCCCACCAACCTCGTGCCCACGCTGGTGACCGACGCGGGCGACGCGCTGGCCCAGTCCCTGGCCATCATCGAGTACCTGGACGAGACCCAGCCGGCGCCGGCGCTGCTGCCCGTTGACCCGGTGCAGCGCGCCACCGTGCGCGCGCTGGCCCAACTGATTGCCTGCGAGATCCACCCGCTGAACAACCTGCGCGTGCTCAAGTACCTGGTGCGCGAACTCAAGGTCGACGAGGAGACCAAGAACACCTGGTACCGCCACTGGGTGCGCGACGGGCTGGAGGCGTTCGAGCGCCAGCTCGCGGTGGTCGAAGACCAGCGCAAGGCCGCGGGCCTGGCGCCCTCGGTCTATTGCTGGGGCGACACCCCCACACTGGCCGACTGCTGCCTGGTGCCGCAGATCTTCAATGGCCGGCGCTTCAACACCAGCTACGACGGCCTGACGCGCACCATGGCGGCGTTTGACGCCTGCATGGCGCACCCGGCGTTCCAGAAGGCCCAGCCCTCCAGCTGCCCTGACAACGAGCCCTGA
- a CDS encoding laccase domain-containing protein, whose protein sequence is MHADWLLPDWPAPASVRAVCTTRAGGGSLPPYDGFNLGDHVGDDPACVAAHREALRQQLGARPVFLQQVHGTQVLELNAASADGTQADACIATAPGVACTIMVADCLPVLFTDEEGSTVAAAHAGWRGLAGTGGRGVLEQVYERIMAGVQAGRPPRAMKNGADGRGSAPRLLAWLGPCIGPQAFAVGPEVKAAFEAHDPAAAGLFRAHGAGKWLADLPGLARQRLAALGVTQVYGNDGSAAWCTVGNPSRFFSHRRDRVSGRFAACIWRV, encoded by the coding sequence GTGCACGCCGACTGGCTCCTGCCCGACTGGCCCGCCCCGGCGTCGGTGCGTGCCGTGTGCACCACGCGCGCGGGCGGCGGCTCGCTGCCGCCCTATGACGGCTTCAACCTCGGTGACCATGTGGGCGACGACCCCGCGTGTGTCGCGGCCCACCGCGAAGCGCTGCGCCAGCAGCTGGGTGCGCGCCCGGTGTTCTTGCAGCAGGTGCATGGCACGCAGGTGCTGGAACTGAACGCCGCCAGCGCCGATGGCACGCAGGCCGACGCCTGCATCGCCACCGCGCCGGGCGTGGCCTGCACGATCATGGTGGCCGACTGCCTGCCCGTGCTGTTCACCGATGAAGAGGGCTCCACGGTGGCGGCGGCGCATGCGGGCTGGCGCGGCCTGGCCGGAACCGGTGGCCGGGGCGTCCTGGAGCAGGTTTATGAGCGAATCATGGCTGGAGTCCAGGCGGGGCGGCCACCACGCGCTATGAAAAACGGAGCAGATGGCCGGGGCAGCGCCCCCAGGCTGCTGGCCTGGCTGGGCCCCTGCATTGGTCCGCAGGCGTTTGCAGTGGGGCCCGAAGTCAAGGCCGCGTTCGAGGCCCACGACCCGGCCGCCGCGGGCCTGTTCCGCGCGCATGGCGCGGGCAAGTGGCTGGCCGATCTGCCCGGCCTCGCGCGCCAGCGCCTTGCGGCGCTGGGCGTCACCCAGGTCTACGGCAATGACGGCAGCGCGGCCTGGTGCACCGTGGGCAACCCCTCACGGTTCTTTTCGCACCGGCGCGACCGCGTCAGCGGCCGCTTCGCCGCCTGCATCTGGCGCGTCTGA
- the phaC gene encoding class I poly(R)-hydroxyalkanoic acid synthase, whose product MNSEADWAKGARQFQQLFGDSWSKALQSFQGLDLAPATASGLTPPAISFSPDALQQLQQQYVQEATALWNEGLHANPVSHDKRFSADAWGHNPVAAFSAAAYLLNARTLMGLADAVQADAKTKARIRFAVEQWMAASSPSNFLALNAEAQKKAVETQGESIAKGVQNLLHDMRQGHVSMTDESVFEVGKNVGTTEGAVVFENELFQLIEYKPLTARVHERPFLLVPPCINKFYILDLQPENSLIRYAVEQGHRTFVVSWRNPDESLGHLTWDNYIEDAAIKAIQVVREISGQDKKGGQINALGFCVGGTILGTALAVLAARSEKPVASATFLTTFLDFSDTGVLDLFIDEAFVKFREMQLGNGGLLKGQDLASTFSFLRPNDLVWNYVVGNYLKGETPPPFDLLYWNSDSTNLPGPMYAWYLRNTYFENNLVKPGHCTVAGQKVDLGKLDMPVYIYGSREDHIVPIGGAYASTQHLPGKKRFVMGASGHIAGVINPPAKNKRSYWTNDKLPKTHAEWLKGAKEHPGSWWTDWSGWLKGHAGKQIAAPKAYGKGKYKVIEAAPGRYVKAKA is encoded by the coding sequence ATGAATTCTGAAGCAGACTGGGCCAAGGGTGCCCGGCAATTTCAACAGCTGTTTGGCGACAGCTGGAGCAAGGCCCTGCAATCGTTTCAGGGGCTGGATCTGGCCCCGGCAACCGCCTCCGGCCTGACGCCCCCCGCCATCAGTTTCTCCCCCGACGCGCTGCAGCAGCTGCAGCAGCAATACGTGCAGGAAGCCACCGCGCTGTGGAACGAGGGGCTGCACGCCAACCCCGTGAGCCACGACAAGCGCTTCTCGGCCGACGCCTGGGGCCACAACCCCGTGGCGGCGTTCTCGGCCGCGGCCTACCTGCTCAATGCGCGCACCCTGATGGGCCTGGCCGACGCGGTGCAGGCCGATGCCAAAACCAAGGCCCGCATCCGCTTTGCGGTGGAGCAGTGGATGGCCGCCTCGTCGCCCAGCAACTTCCTGGCGCTCAATGCCGAGGCGCAGAAGAAGGCCGTGGAGACGCAGGGCGAGAGCATCGCCAAGGGCGTGCAAAACCTGCTGCACGACATGCGCCAGGGCCATGTGTCCATGACCGACGAGAGCGTGTTTGAAGTCGGCAAGAACGTGGGCACCACCGAGGGCGCCGTGGTGTTCGAGAACGAGCTGTTCCAGCTGATCGAATACAAGCCGCTGACCGCCAGGGTGCATGAGCGGCCCTTCCTGCTGGTGCCGCCTTGCATCAACAAGTTTTATATCCTGGACCTGCAGCCCGAGAACTCGCTGATCCGCTATGCGGTGGAGCAGGGCCACCGCACCTTCGTGGTGAGCTGGCGCAACCCCGACGAGTCGCTGGGCCACCTGACCTGGGACAACTACATCGAGGACGCCGCCATCAAGGCCATCCAGGTGGTGCGTGAAATCTCCGGCCAGGACAAGAAGGGCGGACAGATCAACGCCCTGGGCTTCTGCGTGGGCGGCACCATTCTTGGCACCGCGCTGGCCGTGCTGGCCGCGCGTAGCGAGAAACCCGTGGCCTCGGCCACCTTCCTCACCACCTTCCTGGATTTTTCAGACACCGGCGTGCTGGACCTGTTCATTGACGAGGCCTTCGTCAAGTTCCGCGAGATGCAGCTGGGCAACGGCGGCCTGCTCAAGGGCCAGGACCTGGCCAGCACCTTCAGCTTCCTGCGGCCCAACGACCTGGTCTGGAACTACGTGGTGGGCAACTACCTCAAGGGCGAGACCCCGCCGCCGTTTGACCTGCTCTACTGGAACAGCGACTCCACCAACCTGCCAGGCCCCATGTACGCCTGGTACCTGCGCAACACCTACTTCGAGAACAACCTCGTCAAGCCCGGCCACTGCACGGTGGCGGGCCAGAAGGTGGACCTGGGCAAGCTGGACATGCCGGTCTACATCTACGGTTCGCGCGAAGACCACATCGTGCCCATTGGCGGCGCCTACGCCTCCACCCAGCACCTGCCGGGCAAGAAGCGCTTCGTCATGGGCGCCTCGGGCCACATTGCCGGCGTGATCAACCCGCCGGCCAAGAACAAGCGCAGCTACTGGACCAACGACAAGCTGCCCAAGACCCATGCCGAATGGCTCAAGGGCGCCAAGGAGCATCCGGGCAGCTGGTGGACCGACTGGTCCGGCTGGCTCAAGGGCCATGCTGGCAAGCAAATTGCTGCGCCCAAGGCCTACGGCAAGGGCAAATACAAAGTCATCGAAGCGGCACCGGGCCGCTATGTCAAGGCCAAGGCCTGA
- a CDS encoding acetyl-CoA C-acetyltransferase yields the protein MEDIVIVSAVRTAVGKFGGSLAKIPATELGAIVIKEALARAKVDPAQVGEVIMGQVLAAAAGQNPARQATLKAGLPKEVPALTINAVCGSGLKAVMLAAQSIAWGDSEIVVAGGQENMSAAPHALPNSRDGQRMGDWKLVDTMIVDGLWDVYNQYHMGVTAENVAKAHDISREKQDALALGSQQKAAAAQDAGKFKDEIVPVSIPQRKGDPVVFDADEFINKKTSADALAGLRPAFDKAGTVTAGNASGINDGAAALVMMSARKAAAMGLKPLATIKAFGTSGLDPATMGMGPVPATKKALERAGWKAADVDLFELNEAFAAQACAVNKELGIDAAKVNVNGGAIAIGHPIGASGARILVTLLHEMQRRDAKKGIAALCIGGGMGVSLAVERA from the coding sequence ATGGAAGACATCGTCATCGTTTCAGCCGTCCGCACCGCTGTGGGCAAGTTCGGCGGCTCGCTCGCCAAGATCCCCGCCACCGAACTCGGCGCCATCGTGATCAAGGAAGCGCTCGCGCGCGCCAAGGTCGATCCCGCGCAGGTGGGCGAAGTGATCATGGGGCAGGTGCTGGCGGCGGCCGCGGGCCAGAACCCGGCGCGCCAGGCCACGCTCAAGGCCGGCCTGCCCAAGGAAGTCCCGGCCCTGACCATCAACGCCGTGTGCGGCTCGGGCCTGAAGGCCGTGATGCTGGCCGCGCAGTCCATTGCCTGGGGCGACAGCGAGATCGTGGTGGCCGGCGGCCAGGAAAACATGAGCGCCGCGCCGCACGCGCTGCCCAACTCGCGCGACGGCCAGCGCATGGGCGACTGGAAGCTGGTCGACACCATGATCGTGGACGGCCTGTGGGACGTCTACAACCAGTACCACATGGGCGTGACCGCCGAGAACGTGGCCAAGGCCCACGACATCAGCCGCGAGAAGCAGGACGCGCTGGCGCTGGGCAGCCAGCAGAAGGCCGCCGCCGCGCAGGACGCGGGCAAGTTCAAGGACGAGATCGTTCCCGTGAGCATCCCCCAGCGCAAGGGCGACCCGGTGGTGTTCGACGCCGACGAATTCATCAACAAGAAGACCAGCGCCGACGCGCTGGCCGGCCTGCGCCCCGCCTTCGACAAGGCCGGCACGGTGACCGCCGGCAATGCCTCGGGCATCAACGACGGCGCCGCCGCGCTGGTGATGATGAGCGCCAGGAAGGCCGCGGCCATGGGCCTCAAGCCCCTGGCCACCATCAAGGCCTTTGGCACCAGCGGGCTGGACCCGGCCACCATGGGCATGGGCCCGGTGCCCGCCACCAAGAAGGCGCTGGAGCGCGCGGGCTGGAAAGCCGCTGACGTGGACCTGTTCGAGCTCAACGAAGCCTTTGCCGCGCAGGCCTGCGCCGTCAACAAGGAGCTGGGCATTGACGCGGCCAAGGTCAACGTCAACGGCGGCGCCATCGCCATCGGGCACCCGATCGGTGCATCGGGCGCGCGCATCCTGGTGACGCTGCTGCACGAGATGCAGCGCCGTGACGCCAAGAAGGGCATCGCGGCCCTGTGCATTGGTGGCGGCATGGGGGTTTCCCTCGCAGTGGAACGCGCGTAA
- the phbB gene encoding acetoacetyl-CoA reductase: MSQKVAYVTGGMGGIGTAICQRLHKEGFKVIAGCGPTRDHAKWLAEQKALGYTFYASVGNVGAWESTVDAFAKTKAEHGVIDVLVNNAGITRDRMFLKMTREDWDAVIETNLNSMFNVTKQVVADMVEKGWGRIINISSVNGEKGQAGQTNYSAAKAGMHGFSMALAQELATKGVTVNTVSPGYIGTDMVKAIREDVLSKIVATVPVKRLGEPSEIASIIAWLASEEGGYATGADFSVNGGLHMG, translated from the coding sequence ATGAGTCAAAAAGTTGCGTACGTCACCGGTGGCATGGGCGGCATCGGCACCGCCATCTGCCAGCGCCTGCACAAGGAAGGCTTCAAGGTCATCGCGGGCTGCGGCCCCACGCGTGACCACGCCAAGTGGCTGGCCGAGCAAAAGGCGCTGGGCTACACCTTCTATGCCTCGGTGGGCAATGTGGGTGCCTGGGAGTCCACCGTGGACGCCTTCGCCAAGACCAAGGCCGAGCATGGCGTGATCGACGTGCTGGTCAACAACGCCGGCATCACGCGTGACCGCATGTTCCTGAAAATGACGCGCGAGGACTGGGACGCGGTGATCGAGACCAACCTCAACTCCATGTTCAACGTGACCAAGCAGGTTGTGGCCGACATGGTGGAAAAGGGCTGGGGCCGCATCATCAACATCAGCTCGGTCAACGGCGAAAAGGGCCAGGCTGGCCAGACCAACTACTCGGCCGCCAAGGCCGGCATGCATGGTTTCTCGATGGCGCTGGCGCAAGAACTGGCCACCAAGGGCGTCACGGTCAACACCGTGAGCCCGGGCTACATCGGCACCGACATGGTCAAGGCCATCCGCGAAGATGTGCTGTCCAAGATCGTGGCCACCGTGCCCGTCAAGCGCCTGGGCGAACCCAGCGAAATCGCCTCCATCATTGCCTGGCTGGCGTCTGAAGAAGGCGGCTACGCCACCGGCGCTGATTTCTCGGTCAATGGTGGCCTGCACATGGGCTGA
- a CDS encoding HAMP domain-containing protein, which produces MRLRIVHQLSLLMVGIVLLAVAAVGGLVAWNLQAGFSDYLRSRDTQQLERFAQVVAQRARWDPGMAPGSGQGLPMRELMDEFLTREGLAPPANWRPPPDGRPPRGQRPPPPRRDGPPPAPPGAAEPAPAPAPEPAQAPPPRGAAPDSVTRRIQVVNLQRQRVGGPDLPADRALLEEPVQVDGRVVAYVRMLPSAGLEGVDARFLRRQYLGLALAAGGSLALALLAAWLAARWLGAPLGRVQAATRRIAGGELDVAVPESGSREMADLIADVNRMAASLKSLEGARRSWIAQISHELRTPLSVLLGELESIEDGARQPTPQVLANLRAEVLHLVRLVNDLHTLSMADLGALRCEFSDGDASAALARAVQRFVPRAQKAGLAIELLSGPAVQARWDFGRIEQLLTNLLENSLRYTTAPGRVRVQWVFDRHALELRVEDTPPGVRPEQLDQLFEPLFRADEARQRHRDADDAAGQTSGSGLGLAICRAIVQAHGGRIRAQASPLGGLCIAVTLPLMPEHP; this is translated from the coding sequence ATGCGCCTACGCATCGTTCACCAACTGTCCCTGCTCATGGTCGGCATCGTGCTGCTGGCCGTTGCCGCCGTGGGCGGCCTGGTGGCGTGGAACCTGCAGGCCGGCTTCAGCGACTACCTGCGCTCGCGCGACACCCAGCAGCTTGAGCGCTTTGCCCAGGTGGTGGCGCAGCGCGCGCGCTGGGACCCAGGCATGGCGCCGGGCAGCGGGCAGGGCCTGCCGATGCGCGAGCTGATGGACGAGTTCCTGACCCGCGAGGGCCTGGCGCCGCCGGCCAACTGGCGCCCGCCGCCCGACGGCCGCCCACCGCGCGGGCAACGCCCCCCGCCACCGCGTCGCGACGGGCCACCCCCGGCCCCCCCCGGGGCGGCTGAACCGGCACCAGCGCCGGCCCCCGAACCGGCGCAGGCGCCGCCGCCCCGCGGCGCGGCGCCTGACAGCGTGACGCGCCGCATCCAGGTGGTGAACCTGCAGCGCCAGCGCGTGGGCGGCCCGGACCTGCCCGCCGACCGCGCGCTGCTGGAGGAGCCCGTGCAGGTGGATGGGCGGGTCGTGGCCTATGTGCGCATGCTCCCCAGTGCCGGCCTGGAGGGGGTGGATGCGCGCTTCCTGCGCCGCCAGTACCTGGGCCTGGCGCTGGCCGCGGGCGGCAGCCTGGCGCTGGCGCTGCTGGCGGCCTGGTTGGCCGCGCGCTGGCTGGGCGCGCCGCTGGGCCGGGTGCAGGCCGCCACGCGGCGCATTGCCGGCGGTGAGCTGGATGTGGCGGTGCCCGAATCGGGCTCGCGCGAGATGGCCGACCTGATCGCCGATGTGAACCGCATGGCGGCCTCGCTCAAGTCGCTGGAAGGCGCGCGGCGCAGCTGGATCGCGCAGATCTCGCACGAACTGCGCACGCCGCTGTCGGTGCTGCTGGGCGAGCTGGAGTCCATTGAAGACGGCGCGCGCCAGCCCACGCCCCAGGTGCTGGCCAACCTGCGCGCCGAGGTGCTGCACCTGGTGCGGCTGGTCAATGATTTGCACACCCTGTCCATGGCCGACCTGGGCGCGCTGCGCTGCGAGTTCAGCGACGGCGATGCCTCGGCCGCGCTGGCGCGCGCCGTGCAGCGCTTTGTGCCCCGCGCGCAGAAGGCCGGGCTGGCCATCGAGCTGCTGTCCGGCCCGGCCGTGCAGGCGCGCTGGGACTTTGGCCGCATCGAGCAACTGCTGACCAACCTGCTGGAGAACAGCCTGCGCTACACCACGGCCCCAGGGCGGGTGCGCGTGCAGTGGGTGTTTGACCGGCATGCGCTGGAGCTGCGCGTGGAAGACACCCCGCCCGGCGTGCGGCCCGAGCAGCTCGACCAGCTGTTCGAGCCCCTGTTTCGCGCCGACGAGGCGCGCCAGCGGCACCGCGACGCCGATGACGCCGCGGGCCAGACCAGCGGCAGCGGCCTGGGCCTGGCCATTTGCCGCGCCATTGTGCAGGCTCACGGCGGGCGCATCCGCGCCCAGGCCTCGCCACTGGGCGGGCTGTGCATTGCCGTGACACTGCCCCTCATGCCGGAGCACCCATGA
- a CDS encoding response regulator, with protein MNTPAPRRILIVEDDPRIADMLDNYLKAQGFATAIIGNGLQVVPEVQRMEPALILLDIMLPGQDGVEVCREVRRFSAVPIIMVTARIDEIDRLIGLEVGADDYVCKPFSPREVVARIKALLRRAEGRLGPGTPSHGFRVDDSAMRIAWEEHSLPLTPLEFRLLKRLLSRPGHVFSRNALLESVHDDFRDTTDRAIDSHIKNLRRKIGKARPQGSAIVSVYGMGYRFDPDAEDPAP; from the coding sequence ATGAACACGCCCGCACCCCGCCGCATCCTGATTGTGGAAGACGACCCGCGCATTGCCGACATGCTCGACAACTACCTGAAGGCGCAGGGCTTTGCCACCGCCATCATTGGCAACGGCCTGCAGGTGGTGCCCGAGGTGCAGCGCATGGAGCCCGCGCTGATCCTGCTGGACATCATGCTGCCCGGCCAGGACGGCGTGGAGGTGTGCCGCGAGGTGCGCCGCTTCTCGGCCGTGCCCATCATCATGGTGACCGCGCGCATTGACGAGATCGACCGGCTCATTGGCCTGGAGGTGGGCGCCGACGACTACGTGTGCAAGCCCTTCAGCCCGCGCGAGGTGGTGGCGCGCATCAAGGCGCTGCTGCGCCGCGCCGAAGGGCGGCTCGGGCCGGGCACGCCGTCGCACGGCTTCCGGGTCGACGACAGTGCCATGCGCATTGCCTGGGAAGAGCACTCGCTGCCGCTCACGCCGCTGGAGTTCCGCCTGCTCAAGCGTTTGCTGTCGCGGCCCGGCCACGTGTTCTCGCGCAATGCCCTGCTGGAGAGCGTGCACGACGACTTTCGCGACACCACCGACCGCGCCATCGACAGCCACATCAAGAACCTGCGGCGCAAGATCGGCAAGGCCCGGCCGCAGGGCTCGGCCATTGTGTCGGTCTATGGCATGGGCTACCGCTTCGACCCCGACGCCGAAGACCCCGCGCCGTGA
- the dusA gene encoding tRNA dihydrouridine(20/20a) synthase DusA, with product MMDWTDRHCRYFHRLLSRHALLYTEMVTTGALVHGDVPRHLRFNAEEHPVALQLGGSEPADLAHCARLGEQWGYDEINLNCGCPSERVQRGSFGACLMAEPQLVADCVKAMVDVVGVPVTVKHRIGIDHTEDTPQSYPFVRDFVGAVSEAGCKVFTVHARNAWLKGLSPKENRDLPPLRYALVHRLKADFPHLTIAINGGITTSAQVAGQLQLVDGVMVGREAYHNPWWLAQWDAEFFSAQTVRAEPVEAVTREQVEAQMCDYMAREAAAHGTPWSNIARHMLGLRNGLPGARRWRQVWSDHKLKALDPHEVMALAHQAVRDAVPEAA from the coding sequence ATGATGGACTGGACCGACCGGCACTGCCGCTACTTCCACCGCCTGCTGAGCCGCCACGCGCTCCTGTACACCGAGATGGTGACCACCGGCGCGCTGGTCCATGGCGACGTGCCGCGCCACCTGCGCTTCAACGCCGAGGAACACCCCGTGGCCCTGCAGCTGGGCGGCAGCGAGCCGGCCGACCTGGCGCATTGCGCGCGGCTGGGCGAGCAGTGGGGCTACGACGAGATCAACCTCAACTGCGGCTGCCCCAGCGAGCGCGTGCAGCGCGGCTCGTTTGGCGCCTGCCTGATGGCCGAGCCGCAACTGGTGGCCGACTGCGTCAAGGCCATGGTGGACGTGGTGGGAGTGCCCGTGACCGTGAAGCACCGCATTGGCATTGACCACACCGAAGACACGCCGCAAAGCTACCCCTTTGTGCGCGACTTTGTGGGCGCCGTGAGCGAGGCCGGCTGCAAGGTCTTTACCGTGCACGCGCGCAACGCCTGGCTCAAGGGCCTGTCCCCCAAGGAGAACCGCGACCTGCCGCCGCTGCGCTACGCGCTGGTGCACCGGCTCAAGGCCGACTTCCCGCACCTGACCATTGCCATCAACGGCGGCATCACCACCAGCGCCCAGGTGGCCGGGCAGTTGCAACTGGTGGATGGCGTGATGGTGGGCCGCGAGGCCTATCACAACCCCTGGTGGCTGGCGCAGTGGGACGCGGAGTTCTTCAGCGCGCAGACCGTTCGGGCGGAGCCTGTCGAAGCCGTCACACGCGAACAGGTCGAAGCGCAAATGTGCGACTACATGGCCCGCGAAGCCGCCGCCCACGGCACGCCCTGGAGCAACATTGCGCGCCACATGCTGGGCCTGCGCAACGGCCTGCCCGGCGCGCGCCGCTGGCGCCAGGTGTGGAGCGACCACAAGCTCAAGGCCCTGGACCCGCATGAAGTGATGGCCCTGGCGCACCAGGCCGTGCGTGACGCGGTGCCGGAAGCGGCTTGA